One part of the Vicia villosa cultivar HV-30 ecotype Madison, WI linkage group LG6, Vvil1.0, whole genome shotgun sequence genome encodes these proteins:
- the LOC131613834 gene encoding uncharacterized protein LOC131613834, producing MVNKAVENGDFIGCNVKGKCFVDVLQFVDDTLLVGYGSWKHLWVIKEVLRGFKILSGLSINYNKSKLIGININSRFLDVVTSSISCKREEKEFSFLGICIGSNPIRIKFWSHLVENIRKRLRTWKGRWLSFGGRITLLKSVLGSLPIFTLSFYLAPKKWKWRILENTNSIWYRMLKARYGDIKLRMVIEGGRLDNYCTKLVWWSDILSLEKRMSGGSFVNNDVVVACMGAWISDV from the exons ATGGTTAATAAGGCGGTTGAAAATGGGGATTTTATTGGTTGTAATGTTAAAGGTAAATGTTTTGTTGATGTGCTTCAATTTGTAGATGACACTTTATTAGTAGGATATGGTAGTTGGAAGCACTTATGGGTCATCAAAGAGGTGTTGAGAGGTTTTAAGATTTTGTCTGGTCTCAGCATTAATTACAACAAGAGCAAGCTTATTGGAATAAACATTAATTCTCGTTTCTTGGATGTGGTTACTTCCTCTATCTCTTGTAAAAGGGAGGAAAAGgagttttcttttcttggtatcTGTATTGGTTCTAATCCTATAAGGATAAAGTTTTGGAGCCATTTGGTGGAAAATATTAGGAAGCGTTTGAGAACTTGGAAAGGGAGGTGGCTTAGTTTTGGGGGAAGAATTACTCTTTTGAAATCAGTGTTAGGTAGTTTACCTATATTCACTCTCTCTTTCTACCTGGCTCCTAAAAAG tggaagtggagaattttggaGAACACTAACTCTATTTGGTATCGGATGCTTAAAGCTCGATATGGGGATATTAAGCTTAGGATGGTTATTGAAGGAGGAAGGCTTGATAATTATTGTACGAAATTGGTTTGGTGGTCGGATATTTTGTCTTTGGAGAAAAGAATGTCTGGAGGCTCTTTTGTCAATAAT GATGTTGTCGTTGCTTGTATGGGAGCTTGGATCAGTGATGTGTGA